A window of the Gemmatirosa kalamazoonensis genome harbors these coding sequences:
- a CDS encoding FHIPEP family type III secretion protein, with protein MAELNAPLHAGLNAPPPFSIAEFDRLTAPDSDAELLERTLAVAARRHAELPAVIRLAAIPRHINARIIGILRDRPDDHSANAELFAMLAALPITRLRQDGDCALHHDARELLLRQWLEPDVDRTAFDACNLRLAAHFRSEVSAFRRLTRDLELAGAVVRQANRARYDALLRRVETLEIAPLLEEQYHDTLRSIDAGYETFRDRFQEYQREGRTTVCNALLVAMRDNLRRRPGDDDAKMSTSRWLEYWAGRLDVLQSRYGEAVRRLSDLERRVGEDVTLLLWTISSLGDAYSGLGQLDVAVEIYRRELELSTSSRVDPFNIPVSYARVASNLFLRDDLDASIDYYRQSVRSAREEANRYMEGTSLVGLAGALADRGNLSGAVASTLQALDLVWMAEEPKPDDAIAVLGALLRLVPPSDPALVDTLYHELRALVPAGADVNLRLDYDRRYMDALVSATRLRLADQTMDTLARDAAGQVSEEFLAQLQLSQGGLRSEQGNVDAAIEAYSLALAFAPPDENGVTWTGAAALSNRGLLLRERGDLDAAVHDFRVAREHWRKIGHRRLTAAMLTFEAQVLERRARLAAAARDRAHDAAGSDVETTALARAESHRLTGDVHGLHRRHAEADDEHARAIAASEEAGAAGAWIAARSWHARAAIRANDADWPRATTLIASALAACAACAASPAPARAAADSDADAADLAEAQRLLDDARTEIGADLPQRFAELRHTDALVLRRRGRIDEAFAAFTDAAASYDMLQRPRLVATVLVDRADMALAVGRAEEAARSLASLSTIWSSIAALDAYRPTSEVVAADEDDARAMRAFFTGGKERLRQLRAARDLFENANQQAPPAYWYRLNAAYTAAQLGEWDAAIDQMDALLRMAPAWMPRRTLHHRLAEWHLATAGADADATDAPTGVVAREHARRARELLDPRAEEATDVPVPPPVDAWTRVGKALATHGDVDAAREFYRRCLDTLRGAGCAARFDGGVRGLAEARARLAAGAIGADGNAPVADAFRAAMEDYVRGGAEEVGAALGSVASGMLTDVDAYWKIDEIWARLASEPGPRSAEWERARAALRPWLDARWRLDAAQGGESQVSMVTAIRVEIARDLVPEDTSSEWSLFKSLIPEMRDRIVRSTGVEVTGVRIASNDSLAPGEYRIELEEAPVARGRTGNDVPGADGEPLRPMMRHLEEVLRAQLGRFVDVGRLGGILSRWVQAGVEAHMTTSLLPDWRARARFAALLRALVDDGVPITAGREIVETVGAIGLGAGSLAPLVRAVRAALRPNLPGNEPGIRRVAVPALWEHVLAAVDERGTPAVVPPRDALAMLRVLRAAMAPITEPAVLVTRSDAARPTLRGLVRAEFPTLMVIARDELLDDAAVVDTETLQEARQHAHAR; from the coding sequence ATGGCTGAGTTGAACGCGCCATTGCATGCCGGGCTGAACGCGCCACCGCCGTTCTCGATCGCGGAGTTCGATCGGCTCACCGCGCCCGACTCCGATGCAGAGCTGCTGGAGCGGACGCTCGCCGTCGCCGCGCGTCGCCACGCGGAGCTGCCCGCGGTGATCCGCCTCGCCGCCATCCCGCGCCACATCAACGCGCGGATCATCGGCATCCTGCGCGACCGCCCGGACGACCACTCGGCGAACGCCGAGCTGTTCGCGATGCTCGCCGCGCTGCCCATCACGCGGCTGCGGCAGGACGGCGACTGCGCGCTCCACCACGACGCGCGCGAGCTGCTGCTCCGCCAGTGGCTCGAGCCCGACGTCGACCGGACCGCGTTCGACGCGTGCAATCTGCGGCTGGCCGCGCACTTCCGATCCGAGGTGAGCGCGTTCCGTCGCCTGACGCGCGACCTGGAGCTCGCCGGCGCGGTCGTGCGCCAGGCCAACCGCGCGCGATACGACGCGCTGCTCCGTCGCGTGGAGACGCTGGAGATCGCGCCGCTGCTCGAGGAGCAGTATCACGACACGCTGCGGTCGATCGACGCGGGCTACGAGACGTTCCGCGATCGCTTTCAGGAATACCAGCGCGAGGGGCGCACCACGGTCTGCAACGCGCTGCTCGTCGCGATGCGCGACAACCTCCGGCGGCGTCCCGGTGACGACGACGCGAAGATGTCGACGTCGCGCTGGCTGGAGTACTGGGCGGGACGACTCGACGTGCTGCAGTCGCGCTACGGCGAGGCGGTGCGTCGCCTGTCCGACCTCGAGCGACGCGTGGGCGAGGACGTCACGCTGCTGCTGTGGACGATCTCGAGCCTGGGCGACGCGTACTCGGGCCTCGGTCAGCTCGACGTCGCCGTCGAGATCTATCGCCGGGAGCTGGAGCTCTCGACGTCGAGCCGCGTCGATCCGTTCAACATCCCGGTGTCGTACGCGCGCGTCGCCAGCAACCTGTTCCTGCGCGACGACCTGGACGCGTCCATCGACTACTACCGGCAGTCGGTTCGCTCCGCGCGCGAGGAAGCGAACCGATACATGGAGGGGACGTCGCTCGTCGGGCTGGCCGGGGCGCTGGCCGATCGCGGCAACCTGTCCGGTGCGGTGGCGAGCACGCTGCAGGCGCTCGACCTGGTCTGGATGGCGGAGGAGCCGAAGCCGGACGACGCGATCGCGGTCCTCGGCGCGCTGCTCCGCCTCGTGCCGCCGAGCGATCCCGCGCTGGTCGACACGCTGTACCACGAGCTCCGCGCGCTGGTGCCAGCCGGCGCCGACGTGAACCTGCGGCTCGACTACGACCGCCGCTACATGGACGCGCTGGTCTCGGCGACGCGACTGCGGCTTGCGGACCAGACCATGGACACGCTGGCGCGAGACGCGGCCGGGCAGGTGAGCGAGGAGTTTCTCGCGCAGCTGCAGCTCAGCCAGGGCGGGCTCCGCTCGGAGCAGGGAAACGTGGACGCCGCGATCGAGGCGTACTCGCTGGCGCTCGCGTTCGCGCCGCCCGACGAGAACGGCGTCACCTGGACCGGCGCGGCCGCGCTCTCGAACCGCGGGCTGCTGCTGCGCGAGCGCGGCGACCTGGATGCGGCGGTTCACGACTTCCGCGTCGCGCGAGAGCACTGGCGCAAGATCGGGCACCGACGGCTCACCGCCGCGATGCTCACGTTCGAGGCGCAGGTGCTCGAGCGGCGCGCCCGCCTCGCGGCGGCCGCGCGTGACCGCGCCCACGACGCCGCGGGAAGCGACGTCGAGACCACCGCGCTCGCGCGTGCCGAGAGCCACCGGCTGACCGGCGACGTGCACGGCCTGCATCGACGCCACGCCGAGGCGGACGACGAGCACGCGCGCGCGATCGCGGCGTCCGAGGAGGCCGGTGCCGCCGGCGCGTGGATCGCCGCGCGGAGCTGGCACGCGCGCGCCGCGATCCGTGCCAACGACGCCGACTGGCCGCGTGCGACGACGCTCATCGCGTCGGCGCTCGCCGCGTGCGCCGCGTGCGCGGCATCGCCCGCACCCGCACGGGCCGCGGCGGATTCGGACGCGGACGCCGCCGACCTCGCGGAAGCGCAGCGCTTGCTCGACGACGCACGGACCGAGATCGGCGCCGACCTGCCGCAGCGCTTCGCCGAGCTGCGGCACACGGACGCGCTCGTGCTGCGCCGGCGCGGACGCATCGACGAGGCGTTCGCCGCGTTCACCGACGCGGCCGCGTCGTACGACATGCTGCAGCGACCGCGGCTGGTCGCGACCGTGCTCGTCGATCGCGCGGACATGGCGCTCGCGGTCGGCCGTGCCGAGGAGGCCGCACGATCGCTCGCCTCGCTGAGCACGATTTGGAGCTCCATCGCGGCGCTCGACGCGTACCGTCCCACCTCGGAAGTCGTCGCCGCGGACGAGGACGACGCGCGCGCGATGCGCGCGTTCTTCACCGGCGGCAAGGAGCGGCTGCGGCAGCTCCGCGCGGCGCGCGACCTGTTCGAGAACGCGAATCAGCAGGCGCCGCCGGCGTACTGGTATCGCCTCAACGCGGCGTACACCGCCGCGCAGCTCGGCGAGTGGGACGCGGCGATCGACCAGATGGACGCGCTGCTGCGCATGGCGCCGGCGTGGATGCCGCGGCGGACGCTCCACCATCGACTGGCCGAGTGGCACCTGGCGACCGCCGGCGCCGATGCCGATGCGACCGACGCGCCGACCGGCGTCGTCGCGCGCGAGCACGCGCGGCGCGCTCGCGAGCTGCTCGACCCGCGCGCGGAGGAGGCGACCGACGTGCCCGTGCCGCCGCCGGTCGATGCGTGGACCCGTGTCGGCAAGGCGCTCGCCACCCATGGCGACGTCGACGCGGCGCGCGAGTTCTACCGCCGCTGCCTCGACACGCTCCGCGGCGCGGGGTGCGCCGCCAGGTTCGACGGCGGCGTGCGCGGGCTCGCGGAGGCGCGGGCCCGGCTCGCGGCCGGCGCGATCGGCGCCGACGGGAACGCGCCCGTCGCCGACGCGTTCCGCGCCGCGATGGAGGACTACGTGCGGGGCGGCGCCGAGGAGGTCGGCGCGGCGTTAGGCAGCGTCGCGAGCGGCATGCTCACCGACGTCGACGCGTACTGGAAGATCGACGAGATCTGGGCGCGGCTCGCGTCCGAGCCGGGCCCGCGATCGGCCGAATGGGAGCGGGCGCGCGCCGCGCTGCGGCCGTGGCTCGATGCGCGCTGGCGGCTCGACGCGGCGCAGGGCGGCGAGTCCCAGGTCTCGATGGTGACGGCCATCCGCGTCGAGATCGCGCGGGACCTCGTGCCCGAGGACACGAGCAGCGAATGGTCGCTGTTCAAGTCGCTCATCCCCGAGATGCGCGACCGCATCGTGCGGTCGACGGGCGTGGAGGTCACCGGCGTGCGCATCGCGTCGAACGACTCGCTCGCGCCCGGCGAGTATCGGATCGAGCTCGAGGAGGCGCCGGTCGCGCGCGGACGCACCGGCAACGACGTGCCCGGGGCCGATGGCGAGCCGCTGCGCCCCATGATGCGTCACCTGGAGGAGGTGCTCCGCGCGCAGCTCGGCCGGTTCGTCGACGTGGGACGACTCGGCGGCATCCTGAGCCGGTGGGTCCAGGCCGGCGTCGAAGCGCACATGACGACGTCGCTGCTCCCCGACTGGCGCGCGCGCGCGCGATTCGCGGCGCTCCTCCGCGCGCTCGTGGACGACGGCGTCCCGATCACGGCGGGGCGCGAGATCGTGGAGACGGTCGGCGCGATCGGACTCGGTGCGGGCAGCCTCGCGCCGCTCGTGCGCGCGGTGCGTGCGGCGCTGCGGCCCAACCTGCCGGGGAACGAGCCGGGCATCCGCCGCGTCGCCGTGCCGGCGCTCTGGGAGCACGTGCTCGCTGCCGTGGACGAGCGCGGGACGCCCGCCGTGGTGCCGCCGCGCGACGCGCTCGCCATGCTGCGCGTGCTGCGGGCGGCGATGGCGCCGATCACCGAGCCCGCCGTCCTCGTGACGCGCAGCGATGCCGCGCGGCCGACGCTCCGAGGGCTCGTGCGCGCCGAGTTCCCGACGCTCATGGTGATCGCGCGCGACGAGCTGCTCGACGACGCGGCGGTCGTCGACACGGAGACGCTTCAGGAGGCACGCCAGCATGCGCACGCTCGGTGA
- a CDS encoding ATP-binding protein, with protein sequence MTIADGTPPVVGRGTRLRQVVEALGRAAPSVVLLNVPAGMGQTTFLGALATAATDEGWRVVHADADGEFTVARDTRPDAFAKRLRDALDVAEPSAITGGTRDFAVDASTQRPVQDPVLEALREHRDRWLLLLDGFRPSPTFAAWFRDTFVGDLLAHGRAAVVVADTDSALEPFATLPHERVTLGALDRDEVRDLFRALAPTTEPPLTAEEIEQYTEASVWRPDVVGALYRLLTLPMRPGQRSLVPTV encoded by the coding sequence ATGACCATTGCCGACGGCACGCCGCCCGTCGTGGGGCGGGGAACGCGCCTGCGGCAGGTGGTCGAGGCGCTCGGCCGCGCCGCGCCGTCGGTCGTCCTGTTGAACGTGCCGGCAGGGATGGGCCAGACCACGTTCCTCGGCGCGCTCGCCACGGCCGCCACCGACGAGGGGTGGCGCGTCGTGCACGCGGACGCGGACGGCGAGTTCACGGTGGCGCGCGACACGAGGCCCGACGCGTTCGCGAAGCGGCTGCGCGACGCGCTGGACGTCGCAGAGCCGAGCGCCATCACCGGCGGCACACGCGACTTCGCCGTCGACGCCAGCACCCAGCGCCCGGTGCAGGACCCCGTGCTCGAGGCGCTGCGCGAGCACCGCGACCGCTGGCTGCTGCTCCTCGACGGCTTCCGTCCGTCGCCGACGTTCGCCGCGTGGTTCCGCGACACGTTCGTCGGCGACCTGCTTGCGCACGGGCGCGCCGCCGTGGTCGTCGCCGACACCGACAGCGCGCTGGAACCGTTCGCCACGCTCCCGCACGAGCGCGTGACGTTAGGCGCGCTGGACCGCGACGAGGTGCGTGACCTGTTCCGCGCGCTCGCTCCGACGACGGAGCCGCCGCTGACCGCGGAGGAGATCGAGCAGTACACGGAGGCGAGCGTGTGGCGGCCGGACGTCGTCGGCGCGCTGTACCGCTTGCTCACGCTGCCGATGCGACCCGGCCAGCGGTCCCTCGTGCCGACCGTCTGA
- a CDS encoding threonine ammonia-lyase has protein sequence MTSRLSVDRIARAASAIDPVFAGTPQFVSDALSARLGARVLCKVETVNPIRSFKGRGTDFFCASLPRGAHVVCASAGNFGQGMAYAARRRDVAVTVFAAERASPLKVERMRALGATVHLGGADLDEAKARARAWAAARGLPFVEDGREVAISEGAGTIGVELAAWPEPIAALFVPVGNGALLAGVATWMRAHSPHTRIVAVSAAGAPAMALSWRAEGPTCTDDVHTIADGIAVRVPIPEAVADLQPLVDDFVLVPDDAIRRAIRWLYEDTGLLVEPAGAVGIAAIAAWTDRSPDRLVATPLCGGNLTDEQVRTWIWEATA, from the coding sequence GTGACCTCACGACTCTCGGTCGATCGCATCGCGCGCGCGGCGTCGGCGATCGACCCGGTGTTCGCCGGCACGCCGCAGTTCGTGTCTGACGCGCTGAGCGCGCGGCTCGGCGCGCGCGTGCTGTGCAAGGTGGAGACGGTGAACCCGATCCGCTCGTTCAAGGGACGCGGCACCGACTTCTTCTGCGCGTCGCTGCCGCGTGGGGCGCACGTGGTGTGCGCGTCGGCCGGCAACTTCGGCCAGGGGATGGCCTACGCGGCGCGCCGCCGCGACGTCGCGGTCACGGTGTTCGCGGCCGAGCGCGCGTCGCCGCTGAAGGTGGAGCGCATGCGGGCGCTCGGCGCCACGGTGCACCTCGGCGGCGCGGACCTCGACGAGGCGAAGGCGCGCGCCCGCGCGTGGGCCGCGGCGCGCGGGCTGCCGTTCGTGGAGGACGGACGCGAGGTCGCGATCTCCGAGGGCGCCGGCACGATCGGCGTGGAGCTCGCCGCGTGGCCCGAGCCGATCGCGGCGCTGTTCGTCCCCGTCGGCAACGGTGCGCTGCTCGCCGGCGTCGCGACGTGGATGCGCGCGCATTCGCCGCACACGCGCATCGTCGCCGTGAGCGCGGCGGGCGCGCCGGCCATGGCACTGTCGTGGCGCGCGGAAGGCCCGACGTGCACCGACGACGTGCACACCATCGCCGACGGGATCGCGGTACGCGTGCCGATCCCGGAGGCGGTCGCCGACCTGCAGCCGCTCGTCGACGACTTCGTGCTCGTGCCCGACGACGCGATCCGGCGCGCGATCCGATGGCTGTACGAGGACACCGGCCTGCTCGTGGAGCCGGCAGGGGCCGTGGGCATCGCGGCGATCGCCGCGTGGACCGATCGTTCGCCGGACAGGCTCGTCGCCACGCCGCTGTGCGGCGGCAACCTCACCGACGAGCAGGTACGCACCTGGATCTGGGAGGCGACCGCGTGA
- a CDS encoding PIG-L deacetylase family protein, whose translation MTSVTRRDALRLLVAPLALAAVRQPRRLKVLVAGGHPDDPESGCGGTIARYADAGHEVIALYLTRGEAGIPGTSHDDAARIRTAESERACALLGATPRFFGQIDGDTHVDAGAYAAMRALLARERPDVLLTHWPVDTHPDHRAVSLLVYDAWIRAGSKEALGYFEVLTGDQTQLFRPTDYVDISAVAQRKRDACFAHASQHPDDWYPRHERMSRFRGMERGCEHAEAFVRHERGPALPLPG comes from the coding sequence GTGACCAGCGTGACGCGTCGCGACGCGCTGCGACTTCTCGTCGCGCCGCTGGCGCTCGCGGCGGTGCGACAGCCGCGGCGCCTGAAGGTGCTCGTCGCCGGCGGTCACCCCGACGATCCGGAGAGCGGCTGCGGCGGCACGATCGCGCGCTACGCCGACGCGGGACACGAGGTGATCGCGCTCTACCTCACGCGCGGCGAGGCGGGCATCCCGGGCACGTCGCACGACGACGCGGCGCGCATCCGCACCGCCGAGTCGGAGCGCGCCTGTGCGCTGCTCGGCGCCACGCCGCGCTTTTTCGGGCAGATCGACGGTGACACGCACGTCGACGCGGGCGCGTACGCGGCGATGCGCGCGCTGCTCGCGCGCGAGCGGCCCGACGTGCTGCTGACGCACTGGCCGGTGGACACCCATCCCGACCACCGCGCGGTGTCGCTCCTCGTCTACGACGCATGGATCCGCGCGGGGAGCAAGGAGGCACTCGGCTACTTCGAGGTGCTCACCGGCGATCAGACGCAGCTCTTCCGCCCGACGGACTACGTGGACATCAGCGCGGTGGCGCAGCGCAAGCGCGACGCGTGCTTCGCGCACGCCAGCCAGCATCCCGACGACTGGTATCCGCGGCACGAGCGCATGAGCCGGTTCCGGGGCATGGAGCGCGGGTGCGAGCACGCGGAGGCGTTCGTGCGGCACGAGCGGGGGCCGGCGCTGCCGCTGCCCGGCTAG
- a CDS encoding RNA polymerase sigma factor: protein MLRPSAVRVSTPIPEPDPPRLRPADRPPYVRLMEPGPDRVSSVIEGVLERFRRMVRSIGAKRGLVDADLDEVIQDVRIRLWQASKRGKPLEELGSSYLYQVATTAALEVLRRRRTHGADRSVDVHDRPDLPSTTWSPLDDVEGSELAAQIDAALQTIAIDRRVAVRMHLAGYDRDDISRALGWTDARTRNLLYRGLEDLRHRLTAMGVTPRRGGR, encoded by the coding sequence ATGCTTCGTCCCTCGGCGGTGCGCGTGTCGACACCGATCCCCGAGCCGGATCCGCCGCGATTGCGTCCCGCGGATCGGCCCCCGTACGTTCGCCTCATGGAGCCGGGCCCCGACCGCGTCTCGTCGGTCATCGAAGGGGTGCTCGAGCGCTTTCGCCGCATGGTGCGCAGCATCGGCGCGAAGCGTGGTCTCGTCGACGCCGACCTCGACGAGGTGATCCAGGACGTGCGCATCCGCCTGTGGCAGGCGAGCAAGCGCGGCAAGCCGCTCGAGGAGCTCGGCTCGTCGTACCTGTACCAGGTGGCGACGACGGCGGCGCTCGAGGTGCTGCGGCGCCGGCGCACGCACGGCGCGGATCGGTCGGTGGACGTGCACGACCGCCCCGATCTGCCGTCGACGACGTGGTCGCCGCTCGACGACGTCGAAGGGAGCGAGCTCGCGGCGCAGATCGACGCCGCGCTGCAGACCATCGCGATCGATCGGCGCGTCGCGGTGCGCATGCACCTCGCGGGCTACGACCGCGACGACATCTCGCGCGCCCTCGGCTGGACGGACGCGCGCACGCGCAACCTCCTGTACCGTGGGCTCGAAGACCTGCGGCACCGGCTCACGGCCATGGGCGTCACGCCGCGGAGGGGGGGACGATGA
- a CDS encoding choice-of-anchor D domain-containing protein yields MRTTTIRPRRRAARLSALVGTALSLAALALAACADRSSTAPLPAERALQPSAPSAQRGALSGIDCGCSKTGPYVAPKAGKAIAVDSTGASPNGVYKVTATPIGTTINLRITKGTTDIAQYTVPLNAKWGFSPDDQRFVYHYTLGTAPSTTQNIFLYNLAKSVSTPVWQTAVATAPSRIVFSPNGRYLLHALTSSANYTTFSVVDALSGVVRYQSAFAFTVPAGTAKDTVGMATWGFSPDAQDRTFAWAFITGSNSAQWNAVNLTEPQSSALVFSEASVTPGTWSFSPCGDMLGVVRQTSASFVSVRVIQTRDGVEPHTGATYNGTTATVRTSTTDHIGQVNGVDQSAITANTASGPCIVVPQLSALTLTPTSLQGGADCTGKVTLTSAAPSGGTVVTLKSSNTAVATVPASITVPMGSTTASFTIHTNAVSTANTVTITGTATVAKSAALAVNPPPPAVRAISINPSTGLGFGDQLLGTTSGAKPVTLTNSGNTALAISDISTSADFGKSTDCPLAPTPFAVGATCTAYVTFSPSAAGARSGTLVVTSDATASPQSIPLSGNGITPFVSASVVPGSIGFGTLYLGTTTSGRIVKVTSNGNMPLVITAVTLGGTNPWDFGVWDDGCSGATLAPNTSCTFAVTFEPLAAGTRTATVTIAHNAPGSPSSVALSGAGVKPPGGYIP; encoded by the coding sequence TTGCGCACCACGACCATCCGCCCGCGCCGACGGGCCGCGCGCCTCAGCGCGCTCGTCGGCACGGCGCTGTCGCTCGCCGCTCTCGCGCTGGCCGCATGCGCCGATCGTAGCAGCACCGCCCCACTCCCCGCCGAGCGCGCGCTGCAGCCGTCGGCGCCGTCCGCGCAGCGCGGCGCGCTGTCGGGCATCGACTGCGGCTGCTCGAAGACCGGTCCGTACGTCGCACCGAAGGCCGGCAAGGCGATCGCCGTGGACTCCACCGGCGCGTCGCCTAACGGTGTCTACAAGGTCACCGCGACGCCCATCGGCACGACGATCAATCTCCGCATCACGAAGGGGACGACCGACATCGCGCAGTACACCGTGCCGCTGAACGCGAAGTGGGGCTTCAGCCCCGACGATCAGCGCTTCGTGTACCACTACACGCTCGGCACCGCGCCGAGCACGACGCAGAACATCTTCCTGTACAACCTCGCGAAGAGCGTCTCCACGCCGGTGTGGCAGACGGCCGTCGCCACCGCGCCGTCGCGCATCGTGTTCAGCCCGAACGGGCGCTACCTGCTGCACGCGCTGACGTCGAGCGCGAACTACACCACGTTCTCGGTCGTCGACGCCCTGAGCGGCGTCGTGCGCTACCAGTCGGCGTTCGCGTTCACGGTGCCGGCGGGCACGGCGAAGGACACGGTGGGCATGGCGACGTGGGGCTTCAGCCCCGACGCCCAGGACCGCACGTTCGCGTGGGCGTTCATCACGGGCTCGAACAGCGCGCAGTGGAACGCCGTGAACCTCACCGAGCCGCAGTCGTCGGCGCTCGTGTTCAGTGAGGCATCGGTGACGCCGGGGACGTGGAGCTTCAGCCCGTGCGGCGACATGCTCGGCGTGGTCCGTCAGACCAGCGCGTCGTTCGTCTCGGTCCGCGTCATCCAGACGCGCGACGGCGTCGAGCCGCACACCGGCGCCACGTACAACGGCACGACCGCCACCGTCCGCACGTCGACGACGGACCACATCGGTCAGGTGAACGGTGTCGATCAGTCGGCGATCACGGCGAACACCGCGAGCGGCCCGTGCATCGTGGTGCCGCAGCTCAGCGCGCTGACGCTCACGCCGACCAGCTTGCAGGGCGGCGCGGACTGCACGGGCAAGGTGACGCTGACCTCGGCGGCGCCGTCCGGCGGCACCGTGGTCACGCTGAAGAGCAGCAACACGGCCGTGGCGACGGTGCCGGCCTCGATCACGGTGCCGATGGGGAGCACGACCGCGAGCTTCACCATTCACACGAACGCCGTGTCGACGGCGAACACGGTGACGATCACCGGCACGGCGACCGTCGCCAAGTCGGCCGCGCTCGCGGTGAACCCGCCGCCGCCGGCGGTGCGCGCGATCTCGATCAACCCGAGCACCGGCCTCGGGTTCGGCGACCAGTTGTTAGGCACGACGAGCGGCGCGAAGCCGGTCACGCTGACGAACTCCGGCAACACCGCGCTGGCCATCAGCGACATCTCGACGTCGGCCGACTTCGGCAAGAGCACCGACTGCCCGCTGGCGCCCACGCCGTTCGCCGTCGGCGCGACCTGCACGGCGTACGTGACGTTCTCCCCGTCGGCCGCGGGCGCGCGCAGCGGCACGCTCGTCGTGACCAGCGACGCGACGGCGAGCCCGCAGTCGATCCCGCTCTCCGGCAACGGGATCACCCCGTTCGTCAGCGCGAGCGTGGTGCCGGGCAGCATCGGCTTCGGCACGCTGTACCTCGGCACCACGACCTCGGGCCGCATCGTGAAGGTGACGAGCAACGGCAACATGCCGCTCGTCATCACCGCCGTGACGCTCGGTGGCACGAACCCGTGGGACTTCGGGGTCTGGGACGACGGCTGCAGCGGCGCGACGCTGGCCCCCAACACGTCCTGCACGTTCGCGGTGACGTTCGAGCCGCTCGCCGCCGGCACGCGCACGGCGACGGTCACGATCGCGCACAACGCGCCGGGCAGCCCGAGCTCCGTCGCCTTGAGCGGCGCGGGCGTGAAGCCGCCGGGCGGCTACATCCCCTGA